From Funiculus sociatus GB2-C1:
CGCATCAGCAAGAATGACGCGCCACAAATCCAACGAGCGCTAGACATCGGCAGTGCAGGTGTCCAGGTGCCTCAGATTGAAACCCAAGCCGACGCAGCAGACGTTGTGCGTGGTGCCAAGTATAGCCCTCTTGGTTCTCGCGGTCTATCATTCTACACCAGGGCTGGCGTGTATGGGTCGGCAGGGACGCAAATTACCGATCGGCTAAACCAAGAGTCTTTAATTGTCGTTCACGTCGAAGGCAGGCGCGGCGTGGAAAACATCGAAGAGATTGTCAGTGTCCCCCACATCGATGTTATATTTCTCGGCCCTTATGACCTGTCGCAGTCGTTGGGAATTCCCGGACAGGTAAGCGACCCGCGGGTTATTGACTTGATGCAGAAATGCGTTGCCAGCATCCGCAACGCTGGGAAAGTTGCTGGCACCTTTGCCGATAATCCGGAAACCGCGAAGCA
This genomic window contains:
- a CDS encoding HpcH/HpaI aldolase family protein, with translation MREHQLKQKLQQGEVVIGPFINCAYPAFIEICGHAGFDFAVIDMEHGALNTLVAEDLCRAADCVGLAPIIRISKNDAPQIQRALDIGSAGVQVPQIETQADAADVVRGAKYSPLGSRGLSFYTRAGVYGSAGTQITDRLNQESLIVVHVEGRRGVENIEEIVSVPHIDVIFLGPYDLSQSLGIPGQVSDPRVIDLMQKCVASIRNAGKVAGTFADNPETAKQWIDAGVQYVGLGVDVGIFFKACQALVHAVRS